In Endozoicomonas sp. GU-1, one DNA window encodes the following:
- a CDS encoding SDR family oxidoreductase translates to MSASKINTGVSSYGSWYSKQSFHIDGLVINAGGPAPGFFEEFDDQAWQAAFELTLMSAIRLIRATLPALKVNGGSILTLTSSAVKEPIDILVMSNVMRSGVNSLVKTLATDLAQYNIRINNLIPGSINTDRIKALNMFLAQRSDTSPGKVRKAAESAIPMGRYGKPEEFANAAAFLLSDAASYITGTNTVEK, encoded by the coding sequence ATAAGCGCGTCGAAAATAAATACAGGAGTTTCATCGTATGGATCTTGGTATTCAAAACAAAGTTTTCATATCGATGGACTGGTCATCAATGCCGGAGGCCCGGCACCGGGTTTCTTTGAAGAGTTTGATGATCAAGCCTGGCAGGCTGCTTTTGAATTGACGCTGATGAGCGCCATACGACTGATCAGGGCAACGCTGCCGGCGCTTAAAGTAAACGGCGGCAGCATTCTTACCCTGACCTCCTCCGCCGTAAAGGAACCCATCGATATTCTGGTGATGAGTAATGTCATGCGTTCAGGCGTCAACAGTCTGGTAAAAACACTCGCAACCGACTTGGCGCAATACAATATCCGCATCAACAATCTGATTCCGGGCTCCATCAATACGGATCGAATCAAAGCCCTGAACATGTTCCTGGCGCAACGGTCTGATACCAGCCCGGGCAAAGTTCGAAAAGCGGCCGAGTCAGCTATTCCCATGGGGCGTTACGGCAAGCCTGAAGAGTTTGCCAATGCTGCCGCATTTTTGCTTTCCGATGCGGCCAGTTACATCACCGGAACCAATACGGTGGAAAAATGA
- a CDS encoding type IV pilin protein, with translation MNTDKPVKNSHEKGFSLPELIIVVAIIGLLAGIVYPSYSQYMYEVRRSDAWAALTAAMAAQERWYSVNHTYTDSMDMLGGSSSPEGYYNLSVEADNSSFTLTATALGNGVQATDSGCTQFTVDHLGVLAPEACWK, from the coding sequence ATGAATACAGATAAACCAGTGAAAAATAGTCATGAAAAGGGGTTTTCATTACCCGAGCTGATTATTGTTGTCGCCATAATTGGTCTTCTGGCAGGTATCGTCTATCCCTCCTACAGCCAGTATATGTATGAAGTTCGACGCAGCGATGCCTGGGCCGCCCTGACCGCCGCTATGGCTGCCCAGGAGCGCTGGTACTCTGTTAACCATACCTATACAGACTCTATGGATATGCTCGGTGGAAGCAGTTCTCCCGAGGGTTATTACAACCTGAGCGTTGAAGCCGACAACTCCTCATTTACCCTGACAGCCACTGCGCTGGGCAATGGTGTCCAGGCTACGGACTCAGGTTGTACACAGTTTACTGTGGATCATTTAGGGGTTCTGGCCCCGGAAGCGTGCTGGAAATAA
- the pilV gene encoding type IV pilus modification protein PilV: MTNHINPANASPVNAEPGSLSVAAFHKTGRQPGPLRQKGIGIVEVMVGVLIFAGGVIAVTGMQSQAIRANHDAIQRSQAVWMVNAAAEVMRLNPAGLANSAYQRESSNASANLGSYCQAPPPRCIGTTCNADQMAAFDIHGLMCGSANIVIEPRIDISCDGSCLPTDKVRVLISWAARGTEKGVLGDRQQVEFRYVRN; encoded by the coding sequence ATGACCAACCATATCAATCCTGCCAATGCCAGCCCCGTAAATGCTGAACCAGGTTCCCTTTCGGTTGCGGCTTTTCACAAGACAGGAAGACAGCCCGGGCCTTTGCGGCAAAAAGGGATCGGTATTGTTGAAGTCATGGTCGGTGTGCTGATTTTTGCCGGTGGCGTAATCGCGGTTACTGGTATGCAAAGTCAGGCCATTCGAGCGAATCATGACGCTATCCAGCGATCCCAGGCCGTATGGATGGTGAATGCCGCTGCTGAGGTAATGAGGCTAAACCCGGCCGGGCTGGCAAACTCTGCTTATCAGAGAGAATCATCAAACGCCTCCGCCAATTTGGGTTCCTACTGCCAGGCACCTCCTCCCCGTTGTATTGGTACCACATGTAATGCTGATCAAATGGCGGCGTTTGATATTCATGGTTTGATGTGCGGCAGTGCCAATATCGTGATCGAACCGAGAATCGACATCAGCTGTGATGGCTCCTGTTTGCCGACGGATAAAGTCAGGGTCCTGATTTCCTGGGCCGCAAGGGGAACGGAAAAAGGTGTTCTTGGGGATCGTCAGCAGGTTGAATTCAGGTACGTCAGGAATTGA
- a CDS encoding PilW family protein, with product MPNIIHHQKGFSIVEMMLAFLMGLIVAGSALQLMVNNSRSASVNEFIATAQENGRHSLYIMSTEFRRAGFRSEIGAGSIQPFYLGRCEGGATCTIEGGGTNSDRVAIQYEPVPNRDNGQLQDCTGATVVPGALTADVYFVAPDHANDHISTLFCRGYDPLTGTPRGNAQALVQGVERLQALYGIAPAGESSINQYVTASGVADWRQVLGIRVGVLVSAGKESRIFDRRSRTYNLLDSGSLTMDDQTPRYMYSTAIRLNNAGF from the coding sequence ATGCCCAATATAATTCATCATCAAAAGGGGTTCAGCATTGTAGAAATGATGCTGGCCTTTCTTATGGGGCTGATAGTCGCAGGCAGTGCTTTACAGTTAATGGTGAACAATAGTCGCTCCGCCAGTGTGAATGAGTTTATTGCCACAGCCCAGGAAAACGGACGTCATAGTCTCTATATCATGAGTACTGAGTTTCGTAGAGCCGGCTTCAGATCCGAGATTGGAGCAGGCTCAATACAACCTTTCTACCTGGGAAGATGCGAAGGGGGGGCGACCTGTACGATTGAAGGTGGTGGTACCAACAGTGACAGAGTGGCGATTCAATATGAGCCCGTGCCAAATCGTGATAATGGTCAACTTCAGGACTGTACCGGAGCAACCGTTGTCCCGGGGGCATTGACAGCAGACGTCTATTTTGTAGCACCGGACCATGCAAACGATCACATCAGCACCCTGTTTTGCCGTGGTTATGATCCATTAACGGGAACTCCACGGGGGAATGCCCAGGCACTGGTTCAGGGTGTGGAGCGATTGCAGGCACTTTATGGGATTGCACCGGCGGGGGAGTCAAGTATTAACCAGTATGTGACAGCCTCTGGGGTGGCAGACTGGCGACAGGTTTTAGGCATTCGTGTTGGCGTGCTGGTCAGTGCTGGAAAGGAGTCACGTATTTTTGATAGAAGGTCCAGAACCTATAACCTGCTCGATAGTGGCAGTTTGACAATGGATGATCAGACGCCCAGGTACATGTACAGCACAGCCATCCGTTTGAATAATGCTGGATTTTAG
- a CDS encoding pilus assembly protein: protein MDRYTSHGFTLRQVMLFGLLLLFSLRANAEAVSSDYAATPPLISNTSEPLVMLVMSVDHELFKKAYSDYTDLDSDGRLDTSYVDSFDYLGYFDSGWCYQYASGRYSPVAQATGDHGHYCTTSEAPWSGNFLNWATMTRMDILRTVLFGGKRSTDTDNQTILERAYIPRDVHAFVKVYRSSVSGIPTENFTPFSDSEISLCNVAGSENGTPEVRVAREAWPRWASTEERQCQWGRVNSPSTWYRLTTNDVYIEACVTDKDAVNTDRCKLYSTGNSKPTGLLQQYGESGDIRFGLISGSYDKNISGGVLRKNISKIAGNTQSVDDEIDLATGRFNSVEGIIHNINKFRLAKYSFSQNKYTDCGTYGISVSDFKGSRGTYSSKHCSMWGNPLAELYLEALRYFSGNSAATSSFDTTNDRAFVSDLSRESWANPMSSESACANCSIIVLSTGLNSFDTDQLSSSSDLPGMTGTSSVNSKTDEVGNHEYGGNFAGNYLVGGTGSKRQCTSKYLSGLSKAVGLCPEIPQLEGGYQAAGLAYYGNTSDLRTDFDGSQKVKTYAIEMAESLPGFTLDVNGKSFTFQPFCQSSSNFNGNNISDCSLTDVVIEEQILNATGQVVQGSLLFTWEDSLWGNDYDYDASSRIKFCVGNQCNQTTDSTLTTTGFNANEVRVAVQVDGVFAGLNMRFSYTVTGSSGRDGLQTDYAYKGTTAFKVTDFTASGAAAGVLPKPLFLAAKYGGFIDLDGDGSPNHDADGDGSPDSDDHREWDNRNNVTGALGSDGLPDNYFFARNPALLASQLGQVLEDISSRVSSATNAALFANSSTGTGAIYQALFQPSLDINGKSVTWGGILHSLFIDSKGYIREDGNGNAQLDDYRSDKIVELFFDPNAGQTMVQRYNSDDFGVTRVADGPLKSLASLETIWDAREQLALLSDLTNQRTYNALASGGRHMLTWLDINNNQQVDDDEQLPFMPSTFTGHEGYLGISASEVATVVNYVRGEEQAGTRSRTIDFDEDGIDEVWRLGDIVHSTPRLVAAPDSRYDAYYNDSSYRTFRNQYLNRRHMLYVGANDGLIHAFNGGFWEESSYRYERTASHGEVQHPLGSELWSYAPMNLLPHLRWLTETDYPHVYYMDSEPMVFDANIFADDSTHPGGWGTVLVVGMRLGGGNIDVTIDSESRTMRSAWVVLDITDPEQPPELLAEITHADLGFTTSQPALVKRRKAGADVNGETDWSNPVQNEWYLVFGSGPAGSGSTALRSALEQGTSDQNLRVFAYDLNNKNFVTGFDPLVTSYSTAYAGDMVAEDWDRDYQDNAVYFGTVETGGAGLSGKLMRLRLTSALENSSLNVFMDAGQPIMAPPMTVTDDNSFWVYSGTGRLLTNGDNRSTEANYFYGVQEPLNSSRQFTYASVSQSNLVNVGDVVVFTNGDVVQKSDSSYTPFTVGSRTINSFGTLQAVVAEQGGWTLPLSVDGSGPAGRSVNRAARLFSQILFTEYRPPADSCSIDGTSSLYAVHYLTGTASPDAVLGSVPVESLELERSLNKVSLGIGYASSPVVHQGEGGKLTAVTQGAGGSITATNLDYSFSSEGRQSWWQIFSIPWID, encoded by the coding sequence ATGGATCGATATACCTCACATGGTTTTACTCTCAGGCAGGTCATGTTGTTCGGATTGCTGTTGCTGTTTTCTTTAAGGGCCAATGCTGAAGCGGTTTCCAGTGATTATGCAGCAACGCCCCCCTTGATCAGTAATACATCGGAGCCACTGGTGATGCTGGTGATGTCCGTTGATCATGAACTTTTTAAAAAAGCGTACAGCGATTATACGGACCTGGATTCGGATGGACGACTGGATACCAGCTATGTGGACAGTTTTGACTATCTCGGGTATTTCGACAGTGGCTGGTGCTATCAATACGCTTCCGGACGCTATTCTCCGGTAGCCCAAGCCACCGGTGATCACGGGCACTATTGCACCACCTCTGAGGCTCCCTGGAGTGGTAACTTTCTGAACTGGGCCACCATGACACGGATGGACATCCTCAGAACGGTGCTTTTTGGTGGCAAGCGATCAACGGATACCGATAATCAAACGATACTGGAACGGGCTTATATCCCCAGGGATGTACATGCATTTGTTAAGGTGTACAGAAGCAGTGTTTCTGGTATTCCAACAGAAAATTTTACGCCCTTTAGCGACAGTGAGATCAGCCTTTGCAATGTTGCCGGTTCCGAAAATGGCACGCCTGAAGTCAGGGTTGCCAGGGAAGCTTGGCCGCGATGGGCTTCAACTGAAGAAAGACAGTGTCAGTGGGGTAGAGTAAACAGTCCTTCTACCTGGTACAGATTAACAACGAATGACGTTTATATTGAGGCTTGTGTCACAGATAAAGACGCTGTTAATACCGATCGCTGTAAGCTGTACAGCACCGGCAATAGCAAACCCACAGGCTTGCTTCAGCAGTATGGTGAGTCAGGGGATATTCGCTTTGGCTTAATTAGTGGTTCTTATGATAAAAATATTTCCGGTGGCGTATTGCGGAAAAATATCAGCAAAATTGCCGGTAATACGCAGAGTGTTGATGATGAGATAGACCTGGCTACCGGCCGTTTCAACAGTGTTGAAGGCATTATTCATAACATCAATAAGTTCAGACTGGCGAAGTACAGTTTTTCCCAGAACAAATATACGGATTGCGGTACTTACGGAATTTCTGTTTCGGACTTTAAAGGCAGCAGAGGCACATACTCCTCTAAGCATTGCAGTATGTGGGGCAATCCGCTGGCTGAACTTTATTTAGAGGCACTTCGCTATTTTTCCGGAAATTCAGCGGCTACCAGTAGTTTTGATACCACGAATGACCGTGCTTTTGTCAGTGACTTATCCAGGGAAAGCTGGGCCAATCCCATGTCATCGGAAAGTGCCTGTGCCAACTGCTCCATTATTGTGTTATCCACAGGCCTGAATTCTTTCGATACCGATCAGCTATCCAGCAGTTCGGACCTGCCTGGAATGACAGGAACCAGCTCCGTAAATAGCAAAACAGATGAAGTGGGCAACCATGAGTATGGCGGTAATTTTGCCGGTAACTACCTGGTTGGCGGAACCGGAAGTAAACGTCAATGCACTTCAAAGTATTTGTCAGGACTTTCTAAAGCCGTTGGCCTGTGCCCGGAAATTCCTCAGCTGGAAGGGGGGTATCAGGCAGCAGGACTTGCTTATTATGGAAATACCAGCGACCTGCGTACCGATTTTGACGGTTCTCAGAAAGTGAAAACTTATGCCATTGAAATGGCCGAATCCTTGCCGGGTTTTACCTTGGATGTGAATGGTAAATCATTTACTTTTCAGCCGTTTTGTCAGAGTAGCTCTAACTTCAATGGTAACAATATCAGTGACTGCTCTTTAACCGATGTGGTGATTGAAGAGCAGATACTGAATGCCACAGGACAGGTTGTTCAGGGCTCTCTTCTGTTTACCTGGGAGGATTCGCTCTGGGGAAATGACTACGACTATGACGCTTCTTCCAGAATCAAGTTCTGTGTTGGCAATCAATGCAACCAAACCACAGACAGCACGCTGACGACAACCGGGTTTAATGCCAATGAAGTCAGGGTGGCTGTGCAGGTGGATGGCGTATTTGCCGGTCTGAATATGCGCTTCTCTTACACCGTCACCGGGAGTTCGGGGCGTGATGGACTGCAAACTGATTATGCCTACAAGGGAACAACCGCATTTAAGGTTACTGATTTTACCGCCTCCGGAGCGGCTGCTGGCGTGTTGCCCAAACCGCTGTTTCTTGCGGCAAAATACGGTGGCTTTATCGATCTTGATGGCGATGGCAGTCCCAATCATGATGCTGATGGGGATGGCAGCCCTGATAGCGACGATCACCGTGAGTGGGACAATAGAAATAATGTGACGGGAGCCCTGGGCTCGGATGGCTTGCCGGATAACTATTTTTTCGCCAGAAATCCAGCCTTGCTTGCCAGTCAGTTGGGGCAGGTACTTGAAGATATTTCCAGTCGGGTCTCTTCGGCAACGAATGCGGCGCTGTTTGCCAATAGCTCTACAGGCACTGGCGCGATCTATCAGGCACTGTTTCAGCCAAGCCTGGATATCAATGGCAAGTCGGTGACCTGGGGCGGTATTCTCCATTCACTGTTTATCGATAGCAAAGGCTATATCCGTGAAGATGGCAACGGGAATGCCCAACTGGATGACTACCGCTCAGATAAAATTGTTGAACTGTTTTTTGATCCGAATGCCGGGCAGACCATGGTCCAGCGCTACAACTCTGACGACTTTGGTGTCACCAGGGTAGCCGATGGCCCGCTGAAATCACTCGCTTCGCTGGAAACAATTTGGGATGCCAGAGAGCAGCTGGCCTTATTGAGTGACCTGACCAACCAGCGAACCTATAACGCACTCGCCTCCGGTGGCCGACATATGCTGACCTGGCTGGATATCAATAATAATCAGCAGGTGGACGATGATGAACAGCTGCCGTTTATGCCTTCAACCTTTACTGGACATGAAGGGTATCTGGGCATCTCTGCCAGTGAAGTCGCTACTGTCGTTAACTATGTTCGGGGAGAAGAGCAGGCTGGCACCCGTTCCCGTACCATCGACTTTGATGAAGATGGTATTGATGAAGTCTGGCGCCTTGGGGACATCGTTCACTCAACACCCAGACTGGTGGCAGCACCCGATAGTCGTTACGACGCCTATTACAACGACAGCAGCTATCGAACCTTCCGCAATCAATACCTGAATCGGCGGCATATGCTCTACGTCGGAGCCAACGATGGTTTGATTCATGCCTTTAATGGCGGGTTCTGGGAAGAGAGTTCCTACCGCTATGAGCGCACAGCCAGTCATGGTGAGGTACAGCATCCGCTGGGTTCAGAGCTTTGGAGTTACGCACCAATGAATCTGTTACCTCACCTTCGCTGGCTCACTGAGACCGATTACCCCCATGTTTATTACATGGATTCGGAACCGATGGTCTTCGATGCCAATATCTTCGCTGATGACAGCACTCATCCTGGTGGCTGGGGAACGGTTCTGGTGGTGGGTATGAGACTGGGAGGGGGCAATATTGATGTCACCATCGACAGTGAAAGTCGTACCATGCGCTCTGCCTGGGTGGTGTTGGATATCACTGATCCCGAGCAACCACCGGAGTTGCTGGCTGAAATTACCCATGCTGATCTGGGTTTTACCACCTCACAGCCTGCGCTGGTTAAACGGCGGAAAGCTGGTGCGGATGTTAATGGCGAGACCGATTGGAGTAATCCGGTACAAAACGAATGGTACCTGGTGTTTGGCTCCGGGCCAGCAGGCAGCGGGTCTACTGCCCTGAGATCAGCCCTGGAGCAGGGAACGTCGGATCAGAATCTTCGGGTATTTGCTTATGATCTGAATAACAAGAATTTTGTTACCGGTTTTGATCCCCTTGTGACCTCCTATTCCACGGCTTATGCAGGCGATATGGTGGCTGAAGACTGGGACCGGGATTACCAGGATAATGCCGTTTACTTTGGCACGGTTGAGACCGGAGGTGCCGGTTTGAGCGGAAAGCTGATGAGGCTAAGGCTGACATCAGCACTGGAAAACTCCAGCCTGAATGTGTTTATGGATGCCGGACAGCCGATTATGGCCCCCCCCATGACCGTGACTGATGACAACAGCTTCTGGGTATACTCCGGAACAGGTCGGCTGCTGACCAATGGTGACAATCGCAGTACGGAGGCCAACTATTTCTACGGTGTTCAGGAGCCGTTGAACAGCTCCAGGCAGTTTACCTATGCATCTGTCAGCCAGAGCAATCTGGTCAATGTGGGGGATGTGGTTGTATTTACCAATGGTGATGTCGTGCAGAAGTCAGACTCCTCCTATACGCCATTTACGGTAGGCTCCCGAACCATCAACAGTTTCGGTACCTTACAGGCGGTGGTCGCTGAGCAGGGGGGGTGGACGCTGCCTCTCAGTGTTGATGGCTCTGGCCCAGCCGGACGAAGTGTGAACCGCGCTGCCAGGCTGTTCTCCCAAATCCTGTTTACTGAATACCGTCCACCTGCGGACAGTTGTTCCATTGATGGTACAAGCTCACTTTATGCCGTTCATTACCTGACCGGTACCGCATCGCCTGATGCCGTCCTGGGCAGTGTGCCTGTGGAAAGTCTGGAGCTGGAGCGTTCCCTGAATAAGGTGAGTCTGGGGATCGGTTATGCTTCTTCACCGGTGGTCCATCAGGGGGAAGGAGGGAAACTGACTGCGGTGACCCAGGGGGCCGGGGGCAGTATTACGGCAACAAACCTTGATTACAGTTTCAGCTCAGAAGGACGGCAGAGCTGGTGGCAGATTTTCAGCATTCCATGGATTGATTGA
- a CDS encoding GspH/FimT family pseudopilin, producing the protein MLFLQTTLNHKYNRGFTLVEMMITIVLIAIMVNLVIPIGQVAEGFKLDYVNQRLYASAVLARSEAIKRAETVSVCRSTTGSGCQPGVNWADGWIVFVNRNGNNYVDWGEEVIRVYNPVSSPVEILWHSNAEVLSFRPRGSAVHQGGFTLCSVPKRPVFQRLVNISGSGLIRKREGVNCL; encoded by the coding sequence TTGTTATTTCTTCAAACAACGTTAAACCATAAATACAACCGTGGCTTCACGCTTGTAGAGATGATGATCACGATTGTCCTGATCGCCATCATGGTCAATCTGGTGATTCCCATCGGGCAGGTTGCTGAAGGGTTCAAGCTTGATTATGTGAATCAGCGGCTCTATGCCAGTGCGGTTCTGGCCAGAAGTGAAGCGATCAAGCGGGCTGAAACCGTCAGCGTCTGTCGCTCTACAACTGGCAGTGGCTGTCAGCCCGGGGTGAACTGGGCAGATGGCTGGATTGTTTTCGTTAACCGTAATGGCAACAACTATGTTGACTGGGGTGAAGAGGTTATTCGGGTTTATAACCCGGTCAGCAGCCCGGTTGAAATTCTGTGGCACAGCAATGCTGAGGTACTCAGTTTCAGACCCAGGGGGAGCGCAGTTCATCAGGGTGGGTTCACGTTATGTTCGGTGCCAAAAAGACCAGTGTTTCAGCGACTGGTGAATATTTCAGGATCAGGGTTGATTCGCAAGCGTGAGGGTGTGAATTGTTTATGA
- a CDS encoding pilus assembly PilX family protein: protein MESGSEQRKQTGSFLLIVMIVMLVMTFSGLMVMETALLEEVTVGNEQRTIEVYQVAFNELESQFSYLDANPVHFRNAFTAKQETLSPIVNPGGCNNAVGICQRVTLRYVSNTLPPPGFDIAKFIGRVYELDSIATLNGNGASSSQTMGIIFVDTLPGS, encoded by the coding sequence ATGGAAAGCGGTTCAGAGCAACGCAAGCAGACGGGTTCTTTTTTATTAATCGTTATGATTGTCATGCTTGTTATGACGTTTTCCGGTCTTATGGTTATGGAAACAGCATTGCTGGAAGAAGTAACTGTAGGCAATGAACAGCGAACCATTGAGGTATATCAGGTTGCCTTCAATGAGTTGGAAAGCCAATTTTCCTACCTGGATGCCAATCCCGTACATTTCCGTAACGCCTTCACCGCGAAGCAGGAAACTCTGTCTCCTATTGTTAATCCGGGTGGGTGTAACAATGCAGTTGGAATATGTCAGAGGGTTACACTCAGGTATGTTTCCAATACCCTTCCTCCCCCCGGATTTGACATTGCTAAATTCATTGGCCGTGTTTATGAGTTAGACAGCATAGCTACGCTCAATGGTAACGGAGCCAGTTCAAGCCAGACTATGGGGATTATCTTCGTTGATACATTACCAGGAAGCTAA
- a CDS encoding type IV pilin protein: MNKVNKGFTLIELMIVVAIIGILASIMLPSYRQYVTESKRGEGAAMLLNVMQQQERYYTEMLRYTANLADLGFDTTSPVESETGTYQIQAAQCGSDSLERCVQLTAVAQGLQAEDGNMTLDSRGARTPQSHWR; this comes from the coding sequence ATGAATAAGGTTAATAAAGGTTTCACCTTGATTGAACTGATGATTGTTGTGGCCATTATTGGTATTTTGGCAAGCATTATGCTGCCCAGCTATCGGCAATATGTCACCGAATCAAAAAGAGGTGAGGGTGCTGCCATGCTGTTGAACGTCATGCAGCAGCAGGAACGGTATTACACTGAGATGTTGAGATACACTGCCAATCTGGCCGATTTAGGGTTTGACACCACAAGCCCTGTAGAGTCTGAAACTGGTACTTACCAGATACAGGCCGCTCAGTGTGGTTCAGACTCCCTGGAGCGCTGCGTGCAGTTAACTGCTGTTGCCCAGGGTTTGCAGGCAGAAGATGGCAATATGACTTTGGACAGCCGCGGAGCACGAACACCTCAAAGCCACTGGCGATGA